From Halalkalicoccus subterraneus, one genomic window encodes:
- a CDS encoding molybdopterin-dependent oxidoreductase, with the protein MGRFSLPPRLVDWTLFALVCFEVASGLLSLTLGRPEHRYLFYVHGIAGFTLVVLLFWKLRRVRGRITQFSKWDRTTPVSILAAFVACAALVTGTMWVFGYHERVGYWEFLTLHMAFGVALVPLVLSHLSARYRPPRREDFEGRRTLLTYLALGVVGGLAWRAQSAINRLLDTPGSDRRFTGSREQGSFAGNAFPTASWVADDPGPVDPDDWSLTVGGATARDLDIAYADLTPADRERSTLDCTGGWYSVQDWTGVRVGDLLDEVEPTDEARYVRFQSVTGYRWSLPLEEAHDALLATHVGEEPISHGHGFPLRVVTPGRRGFQWVKWVVSVEIREKYDYGQWVVIFTSGFTDS; encoded by the coding sequence ATGGGCCGGTTCTCGCTCCCACCGCGACTCGTCGACTGGACGCTGTTCGCGCTGGTCTGTTTCGAGGTCGCTTCGGGCCTTCTGAGCCTCACGCTCGGCCGGCCCGAACACCGCTATCTCTTCTACGTCCACGGTATCGCCGGTTTCACACTGGTGGTTCTCCTGTTCTGGAAGCTCCGGCGGGTTCGCGGACGGATCACACAGTTCTCGAAGTGGGACCGGACCACGCCGGTATCGATCCTCGCTGCTTTCGTCGCGTGCGCGGCGCTGGTCACGGGTACCATGTGGGTCTTCGGCTACCACGAGCGGGTCGGTTACTGGGAGTTCCTCACCCTGCACATGGCCTTCGGCGTCGCACTCGTTCCCCTGGTGCTCTCGCACCTCTCGGCACGCTACCGCCCGCCGCGCCGTGAGGACTTCGAGGGACGGCGCACACTACTCACCTACCTCGCCCTGGGGGTGGTCGGCGGTCTCGCCTGGCGCGCCCAGAGCGCGATCAACCGGCTGCTCGATACCCCCGGTTCGGACCGGCGGTTCACCGGCTCGCGCGAGCAGGGGAGCTTCGCAGGCAACGCCTTTCCGACCGCGAGTTGGGTCGCGGACGATCCCGGCCCAGTCGATCCCGACGACTGGTCACTGACGGTCGGCGGCGCGACCGCACGGGACCTCGATATCGCCTACGCGGATCTCACGCCCGCCGACCGCGAGCGAAGCACCCTCGACTGCACGGGCGGCTGGTACTCGGTACAGGACTGGACGGGCGTGCGGGTGGGCGACCTCCTCGACGAGGTCGAACCCACGGATGAGGCACGATACGTCCGGTTCCAGTCGGTGACGGGCTACCGCTGGAGCCTTCCACTCGAGGAGGCCCACGACGCCCTCTTGGCTACCCACGTCGGCGAGGAGCCGATCAGTCACGGCCACGGCTTTCCCCTTCGGGTCGTCACGCCCGGCCGTCGGGGTTTTCAGTGGGTCAAATGGGTCGTCTCGGTCGAGATACGGGAGAAATACGACTACGGGCAGTGGGTCGTGATATTCACGAGCGGATTTACCGATTCATAG
- a CDS encoding bifunctional methylenetetrahydrofolate dehydrogenase/methenyltetrahydrofolate cyclohydrolase translates to MTTIIDGDRIAGEIRGALEESIGALADHGVTPGLATVLVGDDPASQTYVNMKQRDCEEVGINGIHVDIDGDASPEELYDTIEELNADPEVHGYLVQDPVPEQIDYREVLRRIDPAKDADGFHPENVGRLVAGNARFKPCTPHGIQKLFSEYDIETEGADVTVVGRSDIVGKPMANLLMQKSQGGNATVTVCHSRTENLAEKTRRADVVIAACGVTELIDGSMISEGATVIDVGISRVETDSEKGYELVGDVDFESAKEKAGAITPVPGGVGPMTRAMLLYNTVKAASESEGVPVELP, encoded by the coding sequence ATGACGACGATCATCGACGGGGATCGGATCGCAGGCGAGATCCGTGGAGCGCTCGAGGAGTCGATCGGGGCGCTCGCCGACCACGGCGTCACGCCGGGGCTCGCGACCGTCCTCGTCGGGGACGACCCCGCGAGCCAGACGTACGTGAACATGAAACAGCGCGACTGCGAGGAGGTCGGCATCAACGGGATCCACGTCGATATCGACGGAGATGCCTCGCCCGAGGAGCTCTACGACACCATCGAGGAGCTCAACGCCGATCCGGAGGTCCACGGCTATCTCGTTCAGGATCCCGTCCCCGAGCAGATCGACTACCGGGAGGTGCTCCGGCGGATCGACCCCGCGAAGGACGCCGACGGCTTTCACCCCGAGAACGTTGGTCGACTCGTCGCGGGAAACGCCCGTTTCAAACCGTGTACGCCCCACGGAATCCAAAAGCTGTTTTCGGAATACGACATCGAGACCGAGGGCGCGGACGTGACGGTCGTCGGTCGCTCGGACATCGTCGGCAAGCCGATGGCGAATCTACTCATGCAGAAATCCCAGGGAGGGAACGCCACCGTCACCGTCTGTCACTCCCGGACCGAAAATCTCGCCGAGAAGACCCGCCGCGCGGACGTCGTCATCGCGGCCTGCGGCGTGACCGAACTGATCGACGGCTCGATGATCTCGGAGGGCGCGACGGTGATCGACGTCGGGATCAGCCGGGTCGAGACCGACTCGGAGAAGGGATACGAACTGGTCGGCGACGTCGACTTCGAGAGCGCGAAGGAGAAGGCGGGCGCAATCACGCCCGTCCCGGGCGGCGTCGGGCCGATGACCCGTGCCATGCTGCTTTACAACACCGTCAAGGCCGCGAGCGAGTCCGAAGGCGTCCCGGTCGAACTACCCTAA
- a CDS encoding DUF7117 family protein, which produces MEIRGERECTECGTRWSYYTTGEVSCPECGSLKSVGREERALHTDSPVELDLTTGEELLDQPLSELATEIRERCRSYVRQRGFVNGGTLRTLDDDYLIAQELITALGAYERSLSSGALDSDVDDVEQLYLLELLDRERPPPSAVPESLASERGLAYATAASTYREDVVSLLDTREESLPPVRRALGRLDDHVRRVEALDGDIEPRTAESLVEIARDLGRAVDGDETALARTSKRLDELG; this is translated from the coding sequence ATGGAGATCCGAGGCGAGCGCGAGTGTACCGAGTGTGGAACGCGCTGGTCGTACTACACGACCGGGGAGGTGTCCTGTCCCGAGTGTGGGAGTCTCAAGAGCGTCGGACGCGAGGAGCGCGCGCTCCACACCGACAGTCCGGTGGAACTGGATCTGACGACCGGCGAGGAGCTGCTCGACCAGCCGCTGTCGGAGCTCGCGACGGAGATACGCGAGCGGTGTCGGAGCTACGTCCGCCAGCGTGGGTTCGTCAACGGTGGGACGCTCCGGACGTTGGACGACGACTACCTGATCGCTCAGGAGCTGATCACCGCGCTCGGCGCCTACGAACGCTCGCTCTCGTCGGGGGCACTGGATTCGGACGTCGACGACGTGGAACAGCTGTATCTCCTCGAACTGCTGGATCGCGAGCGCCCGCCACCGTCCGCGGTCCCCGAGTCGCTCGCGTCCGAACGCGGGCTCGCCTACGCAACGGCGGCGTCGACCTACCGAGAGGACGTCGTGAGCCTGCTCGATACGAGAGAGGAGTCGCTGCCGCCGGTCCGGCGCGCGCTCGGTCGGCTCGATGATCACGTCCGACGCGTCGAGGCGCTCGACGGCGATATCGAGCCACGAACCGCCGAGAGCCTCGTCGAGATCGCGCGCGATCTCGGCCGCGCGGTCGACGGGGACGAAACGGCGCTGGCGCGCACGTCGAAGCGTCTGGACGAGTTAGGGTAG